gctcctcttccCCACAAACCCCCGAGCAGAGCTCACACCTCCCTTGCGTTGCAGGTACACCTCCTCGGTGAGATACGACTCGGAGAAGCACTTCATCGACGACGTGTACCTGCCCGTGGGCCTGAGCGTGGCCTCGTGCAGCCAGACCGTCGTCTGCGTGCCCGACTGCTCGTGGCGCAGCTACAAGGCCGAGGTGCGCTTCGAGCCCCGCCACAGGCCCCGGCGCTTCACCAGCACCACCATCATCTACCCGAAGCACGCCAAGACTGTCTACACCACCACGCTGGACTACAACTGCCGCAAGGCCACGCGCAGGTTCCTCTCCAGCGTGGAGCTGGAAACCTCGGAGTACCTCGGCACCGACTGCGGCCTGGATGGCTGCTGACCGCGGCTGCCCCTCTCGCTCTGATCCACCCCTCGTGTACTGTGCTAACTCCACTTGCTAAAAGCAGGTACAGACCCTCTCTCTCAGCTCCTAACTCCTGCTTTCAAGCGTCAGAACGGGCCCGAGCGCGGTTTTCTGTGGGAACATAACTTAGTAAGGGACTTGTCTCTTCGCCTCTAAAAGCCGTGagttccctccccttccccgcAGCGCAGTAATCAGGTGAAAATTATGGGAAGTGCTTTCCCAGAGGAGAAGTTGACAGGTAAGGAAGAGTGTGGGGTAGTGCCTGGCAGGTGGAGATCCATTTGATGCTTCGTGGGGATGTGCAGAAAATAAGGGCAGTTCACTCTCTTGCAGAGAATCCACCCGGTCGTTTGGTTACACGTAGAGCTGTCAGGCATTTCAGTTTAGATTGTGTTATCTCCAGAAGAACCATCCCCTGGAAATTGCTGGAAAAGGCTAACAGAGAAAAATTCTGCATTTAGCACACACAAAAATGTTAACATATGGCATTCACGTCTTGTGTGAAGGTGTAAATTGGGAAGAAGAGGGGttctgagcagagcaggagatgAACTGCttgtgcagctccaggcagcagagaaaggatcGTGTGATTCCAGTTCTTCGGGTGATGAGGAATCCTCTGTGCTCACACCACCTGTGTTCTGTGTGACACACGAGTGTTTCTGTGCCTGCAGTACAGCTTGTAACAGAGAATACCAGGCCAGAAATTATCCCATTGTTGTCGGAAAGTCGGATCTTGGTGATTTGGAGGTGGAAAACCACAAGTGCCTTGTTTTTACCCACACTGACTGTG
This region of Aphelocoma coerulescens isolate FSJ_1873_10779 chromosome 19, UR_Acoe_1.0, whole genome shotgun sequence genomic DNA includes:
- the RFLNB gene encoding refilin-B; translation: MVGRLSLREVPDLPDMRKRGDSGLDSPDSGLPPSPGPAPPPWLLSSGSPDRAAANGLPEPEPPAPSAASSVFSPSPVLSSCPPRLCPLSFGEGVEFDPLPPKEIRYTSSVRYDSEKHFIDDVYLPVGLSVASCSQTVVCVPDCSWRSYKAEVRFEPRHRPRRFTSTTIIYPKHAKTVYTTTLDYNCRKATRRFLSSVELETSEYLGTDCGLDGC